In one Rutidosis leptorrhynchoides isolate AG116_Rl617_1_P2 chromosome 8, CSIRO_AGI_Rlap_v1, whole genome shotgun sequence genomic region, the following are encoded:
- the LOC139863826 gene encoding uncharacterized protein, whose translation MSMRRASSGYEPLGIGGAPVDDLLKDAKMIRSRTMPTNFFGDSSVSFEYQQRTPMRENVIDKQVKKASKVHPIFAIFERRSRKKKATAKPEFSRYMQYLKEGGSWNADESKPAIY comes from the coding sequence ATGAGCATGCGGAGAGCGTCTAGTGGTTACGAGCCATTGGGCATCGGGGGAGCACCTGTGGACGATCTATTGAAAGACGCAAAGATGATCAGATCAAGAACGATGCCTACAAATTTCTTTGGTGATTCGTCTGTCTCATTTGAATACCAACAAAGAACGCCAATGCGGGAAAATGTTATCGATAAGCAAGTGAAAAAGGCGAGCAAGGTTCACCCTATTTTCGCAATATTCGAGAGGAGGAGCAGAAAGAAGAAAGCTACTGCTAAACCGGAGTTCTCAAGGTACATGCAATACCTTAAAGAAGGTGGTAGTTGGAACGCTGATGAATCTAAGCCTGCCATCTATTGA